A DNA window from Methylobacterium sp. NMS14P contains the following coding sequences:
- a CDS encoding DUF2256 domain-containing protein: protein MPPMRRKGDLPEKICAQCGRPFAWRKKWERVWDEVRYCSDRCRAEAKAARGRGAAPG, encoded by the coding sequence ATGCCGCCGATGCGCCGCAAGGGCGATCTGCCGGAGAAGATCTGCGCCCAGTGCGGCCGCCCGTTCGCGTGGCGCAAGAAGTGGGAGCGCGTCTGGGACGAGGTCCGCTACTGCTCGGACCGGTGCCGGGCCGAGGCGAAGGCCGCGCGCGGGCGCGGCGCGGCGCCGGGCTAA